The Mesorhizobium koreense genome includes a window with the following:
- a CDS encoding thiamine pyrophosphate-binding protein encodes MKTGGQLIVEALEANGVDRLYCVPGESYLAVLDALHDSKIRTIVCRQEGGAAMMADTYGRLTGRPGICFVTRGPGATNASAGIHIARQDSIPMILFIGQIARKARDREAFQEVDYRAFYGSVAKWVTEIDDPARIPELVTRAFAIATSGRPGPVVIALPEDVLTEEAETPAAQAWTPVETVPGKAQMAALEELLGSAKKPFAILGGTRWNEQAVADFTRAAENWALPVGCSFRRQMLFDHLHPNYAGDVGIGLNPKLAQHIKESDVVLLVGGRFGEMPSSDYTLLKSPYPDQKLVHIHPDTNELGRVYRPTLAINASPIAFAAAFAARKPKATPAWAADTAAMHQSYLQWSTPPETGPGPVLMGPIMKYLENVLPEDAIITNGAGNYATWIHRFHRFRRFGTQAAPTSGSMGFGTPAAVAAKQLYPERLVVAFAGDGCFLMNGQEFATAVQYDVPIIVIVVNNGIYGTIRMHQEREYPGRLSGTSLNNPDFAALAGAYGGHGETVAKTEDFAPAFERARNSGKPAIIEIRLDPEAITPTRTLTDIREKR; translated from the coding sequence ATGAAGACCGGCGGCCAGTTGATCGTCGAGGCGCTGGAGGCGAACGGCGTCGATCGCCTCTATTGCGTGCCGGGCGAAAGCTATCTCGCGGTGCTCGACGCGCTGCACGATTCGAAAATCCGCACCATCGTCTGCCGTCAGGAAGGCGGGGCAGCAATGATGGCCGATACCTATGGCCGCCTGACCGGCCGGCCCGGCATCTGCTTCGTCACGCGCGGGCCCGGCGCCACCAACGCATCCGCCGGTATCCACATCGCAAGGCAGGATTCCATTCCCATGATCCTGTTCATTGGCCAAATCGCTCGAAAAGCGCGCGACCGCGAGGCCTTCCAGGAAGTCGACTACCGCGCCTTCTATGGCAGCGTGGCCAAATGGGTGACCGAGATCGACGATCCGGCACGCATTCCCGAACTCGTCACCCGCGCCTTCGCGATCGCCACCTCCGGCCGGCCGGGGCCGGTCGTGATCGCGCTGCCGGAAGACGTGTTGACCGAGGAAGCAGAAACGCCCGCGGCCCAGGCCTGGACGCCGGTCGAGACCGTGCCGGGCAAAGCCCAGATGGCTGCCCTTGAAGAACTGCTCGGCAGCGCGAAAAAGCCGTTCGCCATCCTCGGTGGCACGCGCTGGAACGAGCAGGCCGTCGCTGATTTCACACGCGCGGCGGAGAACTGGGCGCTACCGGTCGGTTGCTCCTTCCGCCGTCAGATGCTGTTCGACCATTTGCACCCGAACTATGCCGGCGATGTCGGCATCGGGCTCAACCCGAAACTTGCCCAGCACATCAAGGAAAGCGACGTCGTGCTTTTGGTCGGCGGGCGGTTCGGTGAAATGCCTTCCTCCGACTATACGCTTCTGAAGAGCCCCTATCCCGACCAGAAGCTCGTTCATATCCATCCGGACACGAACGAGCTCGGCCGCGTCTATCGCCCGACGCTTGCCATCAATGCGTCCCCAATCGCGTTCGCGGCGGCATTCGCCGCCCGCAAGCCGAAGGCCACACCCGCATGGGCGGCCGACACCGCTGCGATGCATCAAAGCTATCTCCAATGGTCGACGCCGCCCGAGACAGGTCCCGGACCGGTCCTGATGGGGCCGATCATGAAATATCTGGAGAACGTACTGCCGGAAGATGCGATCATCACCAACGGCGCCGGCAACTACGCCACATGGATCCACCGTTTCCACCGCTTCCGCCGCTTCGGCACGCAGGCGGCGCCAACTTCCGGCTCGATGGGCTTCGGCACGCCCGCCGCCGTCGCCGCGAAACAGCTTTATCCTGAAAGACTGGTCGTCGCCTTCGCCGGCGACGGCTGTTTCCTGATGAACGGGCAGGAATTCGCCACTGCGGTCCAATACGACGTGCCGATCATCGTCATCGTCGTCAACAATGGCATCTACGGCACGATCCGCATGCATCAGGAACGCGAGTATCCCGGCCGCCTGTCTGGCACGAGCCTCAACAATCCGGATTTTGCTGCGCTCGCCGGCGCCTATGGTGGGCATGGCGAAACGGTCGCGAAGACGGAGGATTTCGCGCCCGCCTTCGAGCGAGCGCGCAATTCCGGCAAGCCGGCCATCATCGAAATCCGGCTCGATCCGGAGGCGATAACGCCAACCCGGACGCTGACGGACATTCGCGAGAAGCGCTGA
- a CDS encoding CaiB/BaiF CoA transferase family protein, translating to MPPPPLSGIRVIELARILAGPWAGQLLADLGADVIKIENPKAGDDTRSWGPPFVKGKGGENLSAAYYHSANRGKRSVALDFSEPEGAETVKKLIATADVVIENFKVGGLKKYGLDYESVKALNPRLVYCSITGFGQTGPYAPRAGYDFIIQGIGGLMSITGEPGREPQKVGVAVSDIFTGLYSVIAIQAALRHAEKTGEGQYIDMALLDTQCSILGNQNLNYLVSGKAPVQMGNAHMNIAPYEVLPVKDGHIILAVGNDGQFQRFCGALGIPELAEDPDFATNPARVANRARLRERLLAELADREKAPLLAALEKATVPASPINNIAEMFEDPQIVARGMRMDLADADGNVLPSVRAPMLMSQTPLSYERPSPRLGEHTEEILRELDGRKP from the coding sequence ATGCCCCCTCCTCCGCTTTCCGGCATCCGTGTCATCGAACTTGCCCGCATCCTCGCCGGCCCGTGGGCCGGGCAGTTGCTGGCCGATCTCGGCGCCGATGTCATCAAGATAGAGAACCCCAAGGCCGGAGACGACACGCGAAGCTGGGGACCGCCCTTCGTAAAGGGCAAGGGCGGCGAAAACCTTTCCGCCGCCTATTATCATTCCGCCAATCGCGGCAAGCGCTCGGTCGCGCTCGATTTCTCCGAGCCAGAAGGCGCTGAAACGGTGAAGAAGCTGATCGCCACAGCCGACGTGGTGATCGAGAATTTCAAAGTCGGCGGCCTGAAGAAATACGGCCTCGACTACGAGAGCGTGAAGGCGCTCAACCCACGCCTCGTCTATTGCTCGATCACCGGCTTCGGCCAGACGGGACCCTATGCGCCGCGAGCCGGCTACGATTTCATCATCCAGGGGATCGGCGGGCTCATGTCGATCACCGGCGAGCCCGGCCGCGAGCCGCAGAAGGTGGGCGTCGCGGTCTCCGACATCTTCACCGGGCTTTATTCGGTCATAGCCATCCAGGCTGCGCTCCGCCACGCCGAGAAGACCGGCGAGGGCCAATATATCGACATGGCGCTGCTCGACACACAATGCTCCATCCTCGGCAACCAGAACCTCAACTATCTTGTCTCCGGCAAGGCGCCAGTGCAGATGGGCAATGCCCATATGAACATCGCGCCCTATGAAGTGCTGCCGGTGAAGGACGGGCACATCATCCTCGCGGTCGGCAATGACGGTCAGTTCCAGCGCTTCTGCGGTGCGCTGGGCATTCCCGAACTTGCGGAAGACCCCGATTTCGCCACCAACCCCGCGCGTGTCGCGAACCGCGCACGCCTGCGCGAAAGGCTCCTCGCCGAACTCGCGGATCGCGAAAAGGCACCGCTGCTTGCCGCGCTCGAAAAGGCGACGGTTCCGGCGAGCCCCATCAACAATATCGCCGAGATGTTCGAGGATCCGCAGATCGTCGCGCGCGGAATGCGCATGGACCTCGCAGATGCGGACGGCAATGTCCTGCCTTCGGTGCGTGCGCCCATGCTGATGTCGCAAACGCCCCTTTCCTATGAACGGCCCTCGCCCCGCCTCGGCGAGCACACGGAAGAAATCCTGCGGGAACTGGACGGGAGAAAGCCATGA
- a CDS encoding sarcosine oxidase subunit beta family protein: MAEYSALSLLRNAFSGNRDWKPAWRKPDPKPAYDVIIVGGGGHGLSTAYYLAAEHGITNVAVIERGWLGQGNIGRNTTIVRSNYLLPESVRFYEHSMKLWENLSHELNYNVMFSQRGVLNLAHTPAQMDDYARRGNAMRLNGADAELLSADEVARKVPGLDVSASARFPIVGGLMQPRAGTARHDAVAWGFARGADRRGVDIIENCEVTGFLRDGDRITGVKTTRGEIRAGKTAVAVAGMTGHVMKLAGIDKLPLESHVLQAFVSESLKPFVDTVVTFGSGHLYMSQSDKGGLVFGGDIDGYNTYAQRGNLPIVEEVMSEMVAMFPGLARVRLLRSWGGIMDMTMDGSPIITTGPLPGMYLNCGWCYGGFKATPASGWAFAYTIARDHPHAINAAYTLDRFKRGILIDEKGQGATPRLH; the protein is encoded by the coding sequence GCCTTTTCGGGCAACAGGGACTGGAAACCCGCATGGCGCAAGCCCGATCCGAAGCCCGCCTATGACGTGATCATCGTCGGCGGCGGCGGCCATGGATTGTCCACCGCTTACTATCTGGCCGCCGAGCACGGAATCACCAATGTCGCCGTTATCGAGCGCGGCTGGCTCGGCCAGGGCAATATCGGGCGCAACACGACCATCGTCCGCTCCAACTACCTGCTGCCCGAAAGCGTGCGTTTTTACGAGCATTCGATGAAACTGTGGGAAAACCTCTCCCATGAGTTGAACTACAACGTCATGTTCTCGCAGCGCGGCGTGCTCAACCTCGCCCACACGCCGGCGCAGATGGACGATTATGCTCGCCGCGGCAACGCCATGCGGTTGAACGGCGCCGACGCGGAACTGCTTTCGGCCGACGAAGTGGCGCGCAAGGTTCCGGGTCTCGACGTTTCCGCCTCGGCCCGTTTCCCGATCGTCGGCGGGCTGATGCAGCCGCGCGCCGGCACCGCCCGTCACGACGCCGTAGCCTGGGGCTTCGCGCGCGGCGCCGATCGACGTGGCGTCGATATCATCGAGAATTGCGAAGTCACCGGCTTCCTGCGCGACGGCGACAGGATCACCGGCGTCAAGACGACCCGCGGCGAAATCCGCGCAGGGAAGACAGCGGTGGCCGTCGCCGGGATGACCGGCCACGTCATGAAGCTTGCCGGCATCGACAAGCTGCCGCTCGAAAGCCACGTACTGCAGGCCTTCGTGTCCGAATCGCTGAAGCCCTTCGTCGACACGGTCGTCACCTTCGGTTCCGGCCATCTTTACATGTCGCAGTCCGACAAGGGTGGGCTGGTCTTCGGCGGCGACATCGACGGCTACAACACCTATGCCCAGCGCGGCAACCTGCCGATCGTCGAGGAGGTCATGAGCGAGATGGTCGCCATGTTCCCAGGGCTTGCGCGCGTCAGGCTCCTGCGCTCCTGGGGCGGCATCATGGACATGACGATGGATGGTTCGCCGATCATCACGACCGGCCCCCTTCCCGGCATGTATCTGAATTGCGGCTGGTGCTACGGCGGCTTCAAGGCGACGCCGGCCTCCGGCTGGGCTTTTGCCTACACCATCGCCCGCGACCATCCGCACGCCATCAACGCCGCCTACACGCTCGACCGTTTCAAGCGCGGCATCCTCATCGACGAGAAGGGCCAGGGCGCCACGCCCCGGCTGCACTGA
- a CDS encoding sarcosine oxidase subunit delta produces MLITCPYCGPRDLSEFTYQGDANRVRPDPASTDQEVWYDYVYQRVNTVGDHKEYWQHSGGCRSHLVAVRSTLTHAISSVGFAREHEERKSAVRHKSGGKA; encoded by the coding sequence ATGCTGATCACCTGCCCTTATTGCGGACCGCGCGATCTTTCCGAATTCACCTACCAGGGCGACGCCAACCGGGTCCGTCCCGATCCGGCCTCGACCGACCAAGAGGTCTGGTACGACTATGTCTACCAGCGCGTGAACACGGTCGGCGACCATAAGGAATACTGGCAGCATTCGGGTGGCTGCCGCAGCCACCTCGTCGCGGTGCGCAGCACGCTGACCCACGCGATCTCCTCCGTCGGCTTCGCCCGCGAACACGAGGAGCGCAAATCGGCGGTCCGCCACAAGAGCGGAGGCAAGGCATGA
- a CDS encoding sarcosine oxidase subunit alpha family protein, translating to MSPRRAASGGRIDRARTIRFTFDGQAYTGHAGDTLASALLANGVTLFGRSFKYHRPRGVLTAGIDEPNALVTILSGDVREPNIPATMVEIYDGLSAASQNRFPSLGFDIGAANQFGGKLLSAGFYYKTFMGPVVGPLKGTRFWMFCEHFIRRAAGLGSAGYAADNAHYEKMNAFCDVLVVGAGPAGLSAAKAAAAAGGRVILADLDATPGGSAKWSGETIDGKDAAEWAEATATELAAFPNLRILPRTTVWGYYDNNTLAALERVADHKLTPGKGEPRHRHWTIRAGTVVLATGAFERPLIFPGNDRPGVMLASAAERYANEFGVLPGDNIGIFTNNDGAYRAAAALRQAGTSIAAIVDVRPDVSTAARDLAAQTGAELLLGYAVIEAEGGKALTGIKVQRFDNSTGALSGEPRTIVADCLAVSGGWSPVVHLASQAGGRPEWDAERQAFMPPAPTQNWIGAGAFTGAADTETAIAEGRKAGEKAAGARASRARPVKVFAPALDPHPAPYREIRADGKAFVDFQHDVTAEDVRLAHREGFVSVEHLKRYTTLGMATDQGKTSNVPGLAIMADARGLSIPEVGTTRFRPPFAAVSLGALAGERYGELRPDRLTPMHDWHVAQGARMYAAGLWFRPQIYGHPGETVEQAYVREAKAVRETVGIVDVSTLGKIAVQGPDAAEFLDRVYTNMFSTLAVGKARYGLMLREDGIAYDDGTTWRLGEQEFLMTTTTANAGKVMQQLEYYLDIVWPELRVHLTSVSDEWAGAAIAGPKARDVLAACVTDTKVDNETLPFMGIVHGEIGGVKVMICRLSFSGEMAYEVYCGAGFGTHVWKALMEAGKPFGIVPYGMEALGTLRIEKGHVTGSEIDGRTTARDLYLDWMLSKKKPFAGSAVMDREGLLSPSRLKLVGVVSLEGRALNGGAHIVTGGSLEEPGEDIGHITAVCYSPALGKYIGLALVKGGKERIGQRAWSCDPVRKRFGPIEIVSHHFYDPEGSRMHG from the coding sequence ATGAGCCCGCGCCGCGCCGCGTCGGGCGGCCGCATCGACCGCGCCCGCACCATCCGCTTCACCTTCGACGGCCAGGCCTATACGGGGCACGCCGGCGACACGCTCGCCTCCGCGCTTCTGGCGAACGGGGTGACGCTTTTCGGGCGTTCGTTCAAATACCATCGTCCGCGCGGCGTCCTGACGGCTGGGATCGACGAGCCGAACGCGCTGGTCACGATCCTGAGCGGCGACGTCCGCGAGCCGAACATCCCGGCGACGATGGTCGAGATCTACGACGGTCTTTCCGCCGCCAGCCAGAACCGCTTCCCGAGCCTCGGCTTCGATATCGGCGCCGCCAACCAGTTCGGCGGCAAGCTGCTCTCCGCTGGCTTCTATTACAAGACCTTCATGGGTCCGGTCGTCGGCCCATTGAAGGGTACGCGCTTCTGGATGTTCTGCGAGCATTTCATCCGTCGCGCCGCCGGTCTCGGCAGTGCAGGCTACGCCGCCGACAATGCCCACTACGAGAAGATGAACGCCTTCTGCGACGTGCTCGTCGTCGGTGCCGGACCTGCCGGCTTGTCCGCAGCAAAGGCGGCAGCGGCGGCTGGTGGCCGTGTCATCCTTGCCGACCTCGACGCAACCCCCGGCGGGTCGGCCAAATGGTCGGGCGAAACTATCGACGGCAAGGACGCGGCCGAATGGGCCGAGGCGACGGCCACGGAACTCGCGGCGTTCCCCAACCTGCGCATCCTGCCGCGCACGACGGTGTGGGGCTATTACGACAATAATACACTCGCAGCCCTGGAGCGGGTCGCCGACCACAAGCTGACGCCGGGCAAGGGCGAGCCGCGCCACCGCCACTGGACGATTCGTGCCGGCACGGTGGTGCTGGCCACCGGCGCCTTCGAGCGGCCGCTGATCTTCCCGGGCAACGACAGGCCCGGCGTGATGCTCGCCTCCGCGGCGGAACGCTATGCCAACGAATTCGGCGTGCTGCCGGGCGACAATATCGGCATTTTCACCAACAATGACGGCGCCTACCGTGCCGCCGCTGCACTGAGGCAGGCAGGCACCTCGATCGCGGCAATCGTCGATGTCCGACCCGATGTCTCGACCGCCGCGCGGGACCTTGCCGCGCAGACCGGCGCAGAACTGCTCCTCGGCTATGCGGTCATCGAGGCAGAGGGCGGCAAGGCGCTTACCGGCATCAAGGTCCAGCGCTTCGACAACTCCACCGGCGCGCTGTCTGGCGAGCCGCGCACCATTGTCGCAGACTGTCTCGCCGTTTCGGGCGGCTGGTCACCGGTCGTGCATCTTGCAAGCCAGGCCGGCGGCAGGCCGGAATGGGATGCGGAGCGGCAGGCCTTCATGCCGCCTGCTCCGACGCAGAACTGGATCGGCGCCGGCGCCTTCACCGGCGCGGCCGATACCGAGACCGCCATCGCCGAAGGCCGCAAGGCCGGCGAGAAGGCGGCCGGAGCAAGGGCTTCGCGTGCACGACCGGTCAAGGTCTTCGCGCCGGCGCTCGATCCGCATCCCGCGCCCTATCGCGAAATCCGCGCGGACGGGAAAGCCTTCGTCGATTTCCAGCACGACGTGACGGCAGAGGACGTGCGACTGGCGCACCGCGAAGGCTTCGTCTCGGTCGAGCATCTGAAGCGCTATACGACGCTTGGCATGGCGACGGACCAGGGCAAGACCTCCAACGTTCCGGGCCTCGCCATCATGGCCGACGCGCGCGGCCTGTCCATCCCCGAGGTCGGCACGACCCGCTTCCGCCCACCCTTCGCGGCGGTCTCGCTCGGCGCGCTCGCCGGCGAGCGCTACGGGGAACTCAGGCCTGATCGGCTGACCCCGATGCACGACTGGCATGTGGCCCAAGGCGCGCGAATGTATGCCGCAGGCCTGTGGTTCCGGCCGCAGATCTACGGCCATCCGGGCGAAACGGTGGAACAGGCCTACGTGCGCGAGGCAAAGGCCGTGCGCGAGACCGTCGGCATCGTCGATGTTTCCACCCTCGGCAAGATCGCTGTTCAGGGCCCGGACGCCGCCGAGTTCCTCGACCGCGTCTACACCAACATGTTCTCCACGCTCGCCGTCGGCAAGGCGCGCTACGGGCTGATGCTGCGCGAGGACGGCATCGCCTATGACGACGGAACGACCTGGCGGCTGGGCGAGCAGGAATTCCTGATGACCACGACCACGGCCAATGCCGGCAAGGTCATGCAGCAGCTTGAATATTACCTCGACATCGTCTGGCCGGAACTGCGCGTCCATCTTACCTCCGTGTCCGACGAATGGGCGGGCGCTGCGATCGCGGGGCCGAAGGCCCGCGACGTGCTCGCCGCCTGCGTTACCGACACGAAGGTGGACAACGAAACGCTGCCCTTCATGGGCATCGTGCACGGCGAGATCGGTGGCGTGAAGGTGATGATCTGCCGGCTCTCCTTCTCCGGCGAGATGGCCTACGAGGTCTATTGCGGCGCGGGCTTCGGCACTCATGTCTGGAAAGCGCTGATGGAAGCCGGCAAGCCCTTCGGCATCGTGCCCTACGGCATGGAGGCGCTCGGCACGCTGCGCATAGAAAAGGGCCACGTCACCGGCTCCGAGATCGACGGCCGCACCACTGCCCGCGACCTCTATCTCGACTGGATGCTGTCGAAGAAAAAGCCCTTCGCCGGCTCCGCCGTCATGGATCGCGAGGGTCTGCTTTCGCCGTCTCGGCTGAAGCTTGTCGGCGTCGTCTCGCTCGAAGGCCGGGCGCTGAACGGCGGCGCCCATATCGTGACCGGCGGTTCGCTGGAGGAGCCCGGCGAGGATATCGGCCACATCACCGCCGTCTGCTATTCGCCGGCGCTCGGCAAATATATCGGGCTGGCGCTGGTCAAGGGCGGCAAGGAACGTATCGGCCAGCGCGCATGGTCCTGCGATCCCGTCCGCAAGCGCTTCGGCCCGATCGAGATCGTCAGCCACCATTTCTACGATCCCGAAGGGAGTCGCATGCATGGTTGA
- a CDS encoding DUF2019 domain-containing protein, with amino-acid sequence MKLTEMAVNKLVSSFEQHCLEQYKADLDFNMRRYNRAFDAMMAVSNELRSRPGDQRRALASLYDHSNEQVRLKAAIHTLALFPDDARAVMQKLIGDRIYPQAGDAGMLLDSLDEGRYVPE; translated from the coding sequence ATGAAATTGACAGAAATGGCAGTGAACAAACTAGTCTCTAGTTTCGAGCAGCATTGTCTAGAGCAGTACAAAGCTGATCTCGATTTCAACATGCGTCGCTATAATCGGGCGTTCGACGCCATGATGGCCGTTTCGAACGAATTGCGCAGCCGGCCCGGCGACCAGAGGCGGGCACTCGCAAGCTTGTACGATCACTCAAATGAACAGGTCAGGTTGAAGGCAGCCATCCATACGTTGGCGCTATTCCCAGATGATGCACGCGCGGTCATGCAGAAACTGATCGGCGACAGAATTTACCCACAGGCAGGAGACGCGGGGATGCTATTGGATAGCTTGGATGAGGGCCGCTACGTGCCGGAATAG
- a CDS encoding GCG_CRPN prefix-to-repeats domain-containing protein, whose protein sequence is MRSSILCLTAAFSLMLAVPGVASAGVMAPVAQASTAAASVGGDLPLVLVAGGCGAGFHRGAYGRCRPNVAPRYPVRHVKRCVRRWTHYGWRTVCRYY, encoded by the coding sequence ATGCGTAGCTCGATTCTCTGTCTGACGGCCGCGTTCTCGCTCATGTTAGCGGTACCGGGCGTGGCCAGTGCAGGCGTAATGGCGCCCGTCGCACAGGCCTCAACCGCTGCGGCGTCCGTCGGTGGCGATTTACCCCTGGTTCTTGTCGCGGGCGGTTGTGGCGCGGGCTTCCATCGCGGCGCATATGGCCGTTGCAGGCCAAACGTGGCTCCGAGGTATCCCGTGCGCCATGTCAAGCGCTGCGTGCGGCGCTGGACGCACTACGGCTGGCGAACCGTCTGTCGATACTACTAG
- a CDS encoding alpha/beta hydrolase, protein MPFEERRAFASPTGAVLNLLVKKVAEPARAVVQINHGLAEHAARYARFADHLAASGFQVYAHDHRGHGGTTALDAPSGIFARESGAEKVIADVLAIHDLIAREHPGLPVIVFGHSMGGLIALNFVQRHSQRIAGAAIWNANFSAGPAERLARLLLLWERFRLGSDVPSRLLPKLTFQAWARQIPDRCTGFDWLSRDRAEVDAYIADPLCGWDASVSMWRDIFDLIFHGSDDRNLADVRKDLPFHLVGGDKDPATAGGKAVRNLEARLRRLGFSGVTTRIYPDTRHESLNEMNRETVVADFVEWANMAACH, encoded by the coding sequence ATGCCATTCGAGGAACGACGCGCCTTTGCTTCGCCGACCGGTGCGGTGCTAAACCTTCTTGTGAAGAAGGTGGCCGAACCGGCTCGCGCTGTCGTGCAAATCAACCATGGGCTGGCCGAGCACGCCGCGCGTTATGCGCGCTTCGCCGATCATCTCGCCGCATCTGGCTTCCAAGTCTATGCGCACGACCATCGCGGCCATGGAGGGACGACGGCGCTGGATGCGCCGTCAGGCATATTCGCGCGCGAGAGCGGCGCCGAAAAAGTTATCGCCGACGTGCTTGCCATCCATGATCTTATTGCCAGGGAGCATCCCGGCCTGCCGGTGATCGTCTTCGGTCATTCGATGGGCGGGCTGATCGCGCTCAACTTCGTCCAGCGTCACAGCCAGCGGATTGCGGGCGCAGCCATTTGGAATGCCAATTTCTCCGCCGGGCCGGCGGAGCGGCTGGCAAGGCTCCTGCTTCTCTGGGAACGCTTCCGCCTTGGCTCCGACGTTCCGTCCCGCCTGTTGCCCAAGCTCACCTTCCAAGCGTGGGCCCGGCAGATACCCGACCGCTGTACGGGATTCGACTGGCTATCGCGCGACAGGGCGGAAGTAGATGCTTACATCGCCGATCCGCTTTGCGGTTGGGATGCATCGGTGTCCATGTGGCGGGATATATTCGATCTCATCTTCCACGGCTCCGACGACCGCAACCTCGCCGATGTCAGGAAAGATTTGCCTTTTCATCTGGTCGGCGGGGATAAAGATCCCGCGACGGCTGGCGGCAAGGCTGTCCGTAACCTTGAAGCCCGCCTTCGTCGGCTGGGTTTTTCCGGCGTGACCACGAGAATCTATCCGGACACGCGCCACGAATCCCTGAACGAAATGAACCGCGAGACGGTGGTGGCCGATTTTGTGGAATGGGCGAACATGGCAGCCTGTCACTGA
- a CDS encoding sarcosine oxidase subunit gamma: MVEPLSPLAPVWKPGSHGNFAAGVGVVLSETQPGSIVEAAAWHGEEKKLIAAIRKSTGLSLPDGAGAGTYANGKGAFGIAPGRFLLVDQADDLAVRLREAIAADIGTVTDLSHGRTTIRIAGPKAEWVLSKLFAIDFALPAFPVGSGVATVHHDIFAQIQRTDEDSFDLYVFRSFARSFWKMLGHSAEEVGYEVR; encoded by the coding sequence ATGGTTGAGCCGCTTTCTCCGCTGGCGCCGGTGTGGAAGCCGGGCTCGCACGGCAATTTCGCCGCCGGCGTCGGCGTCGTGCTTTCCGAGACGCAGCCGGGCTCGATCGTGGAAGCGGCCGCCTGGCACGGCGAGGAAAAGAAGCTGATCGCCGCTATCCGCAAGTCGACCGGGCTTTCCCTGCCTGACGGCGCGGGCGCAGGAACCTATGCCAACGGGAAAGGCGCGTTCGGCATCGCGCCGGGGCGCTTCCTCCTCGTCGATCAGGCTGATGATCTGGCGGTTCGATTGCGCGAGGCGATTGCGGCCGACATCGGCACGGTGACCGACTTGTCACACGGCCGCACCACGATCCGCATCGCCGGGCCGAAGGCCGAATGGGTCCTGTCGAAACTCTTCGCCATCGATTTCGCGCTGCCGGCCTTTCCGGTCGGCTCGGGCGTCGCGACCGTGCATCACGATATCTTCGCGCAGATCCAGCGCACCGACGAGGACAGCTTCGATCTCTATGTCTTCCGCTCCTTCGCCCGCTCCTTCTGGAAGATGCTCGGCCACAGCGCCGAGGAAGTCGGCTACGAGGTGCGCTGA
- a CDS encoding winged helix-turn-helix domain-containing protein codes for MQKKRLEISSTEARRIWLHAQRLDEADPFGSGPEATRLAVEHLGYVQIDTINVIERSHHHILYTRIPRYRREDLQRAQSVDKTVFEYWTHALSYVPARDIRLYLGMMKRGEAKPNRWYPGITDKDIRKVMRLIRKDGPITIRDIDDDVLVEKEHLWASRKPSKRALQLLFYRGVLAITAREGMLKTYDLMERHFGWEKRPRPATENQFAEYVLDRALRAQGIVSLESACHLDAPRKPAVRKIIERRVRGKKLVPVTIEGAGRAEHWAMPDMLDAPPSPENPPVHILSPFDPLVIQRKRLALFFGYDHKFEAYVPKEKRVFGYFSLPVLAGDEIVAVLDLKTDRGAGKLLIQQWTWVGSGSAEQHKQAIEEELERFERFQLA; via the coding sequence TTGCAGAAGAAACGCCTGGAGATTTCGAGCACGGAAGCCCGTCGCATCTGGCTTCATGCCCAGCGGCTTGACGAGGCAGACCCTTTCGGCTCCGGCCCGGAGGCGACAAGGCTGGCAGTCGAGCATCTGGGCTACGTCCAGATCGACACGATCAACGTCATCGAGCGCTCTCACCACCACATCCTTTATACACGCATCCCCCGATATCGGCGCGAGGACCTGCAGCGGGCGCAGAGCGTCGACAAAACCGTCTTCGAATACTGGACGCACGCCCTTTCCTACGTGCCGGCGCGCGATATCCGGCTCTATCTCGGCATGATGAAGCGGGGCGAGGCGAAGCCGAACCGCTGGTATCCGGGTATCACAGACAAGGACATTAGGAAGGTGATGCGGCTGATCCGCAAGGACGGGCCGATTACCATCCGCGACATCGACGATGACGTGCTGGTGGAGAAGGAGCATCTGTGGGCGAGCCGCAAGCCGTCGAAGCGGGCGCTGCAGCTTCTCTTCTATCGCGGGGTGCTGGCGATCACGGCGCGCGAGGGGATGCTGAAGACCTACGACCTGATGGAGCGGCATTTCGGCTGGGAGAAGCGCCCGCGCCCGGCGACGGAAAACCAGTTCGCCGAATACGTTCTCGACCGGGCGCTGAGGGCGCAAGGGATCGTCAGCCTGGAGTCAGCCTGCCACCTCGACGCCCCGAGGAAGCCGGCGGTGCGGAAGATCATCGAACGGCGCGTGCGCGGGAAGAAACTCGTGCCGGTCACGATCGAGGGCGCTGGGAGGGCCGAGCACTGGGCCATGCCCGATATGCTCGATGCGCCGCCGTCACCGGAAAACCCGCCCGTCCATATCCTTTCGCCCTTCGATCCGCTGGTGATCCAGAGGAAGCGGCTGGCGCTATTCTTCGGCTACGATCATAAGTTCGAGGCCTACGTGCCGAAGGAGAAACGCGTCTTCGGCTATTTTTCATTGCCGGTGCTGGCCGGGGACGAGATCGTCGCCGTGCTCGACCTCAAGACCGACCGCGGTGCGGGAAAGCTGCTCATCCAGCAATGGACGTGGGTCGGAAGTGGGTCGGCTGAACAGCACAAGCAGGCCATCGAGGAGGAACTGGAGCGGTTCGAGCGATTTCAGCTTGCGTGA